In Spirobacillus cienkowskii, a genomic segment contains:
- a CDS encoding DNA/RNA non-specific endonuclease, with amino-acid sequence MNKVLNTGKWLEMEQAINNAIKAKKKVTYDYDVKYEGNSNRPSSFKVKYSVDGAKPIEHNWENLLGGK; translated from the coding sequence ATGAATAAAGTTTTAAATACAGGAAAATGGCTTGAAATGGAACAGGCGATTAATAACGCCATAAAAGCTAAGAAAAAAGTAACGTATGATTATGATGTAAAATATGAAGGAAATAGTAACAGACCAAGTAGTTTTAAGGTTAAGTATAGTGTTGATGGTGCTAAGCCTATTGAACATAATTGGGAAAATTTATTAGGAGGAAAATAA
- a CDS encoding ShlB/FhaC/HecB family hemolysin secretion/activation protein, translating to MNCKMYARNAPILIASLLACKNSYSQVPTTSLEAIEFGIHEQEDRAKEFQKKIEPQVDILKPQEIKPVPLELPKEDQCYKINKINFIDNQNDLFFWFESYVKPYLSTCIGVEGIQQIVNVLNNSLIEKGYITSRVAVPEQNLTDGVLDFKVMVGKIAAIRMVEQGDLTRSEDTNWGIWQNAFPIKSGDVLNIRDIEQGVEQMKRLPSQKVTTKIEPGENPNFSIVIIEREKIKFTSRIRFGTTVDNSGSKSLGRTQLSSFLAFDNLLGISDLLSASSMSNVENLTQYNMSQSLTLSYSIPFYYHLFSVSNSYNRFGQTLKLTTANELSRGNSNKTDYRWDYTPFRSASAKIGIYSLLSIRRAESFINNREIITQRRKTTNIEVGASVKKMYSRSNFTTQVAYREGTGWFGAESDFQKTESNQMTIRPKIFTAQFNFNYLFTPWEKKVQFSSNHRLQYTKDKTTATDQFSIGGRNTVRGFDGDVILLSENGYLVRNDFTMPLGFLSHLGNYNTYLALDYGYVWGPNSNELVGRNLGGTALGLQGQFSIFQFDIALATPILKPKDFKSNTWNLYLSLSGNI from the coding sequence ATGAATTGTAAAATGTATGCAAGAAATGCTCCTATTTTAATTGCAAGTCTATTAGCTTGCAAAAATTCTTACTCTCAAGTTCCAACCACATCGCTCGAAGCAATTGAATTCGGAATCCATGAACAAGAAGACAGAGCAAAAGAGTTTCAAAAGAAAATTGAACCTCAGGTGGATATATTAAAACCACAAGAAATAAAACCAGTTCCTTTAGAACTGCCAAAAGAAGATCAATGTTACAAAATAAATAAAATTAATTTTATAGATAACCAAAATGACTTGTTTTTTTGGTTTGAGAGTTATGTCAAACCGTACTTAAGCACATGCATTGGGGTAGAAGGGATTCAGCAAATTGTAAATGTGCTGAATAATTCTTTAATTGAGAAAGGTTACATCACTTCTCGCGTTGCGGTTCCTGAACAAAATTTAACAGATGGTGTTCTTGATTTTAAAGTGATGGTTGGAAAGATTGCTGCAATTAGAATGGTTGAGCAGGGTGATTTAACGCGCAGCGAAGATACTAATTGGGGAATTTGGCAAAATGCATTTCCAATTAAATCTGGAGATGTATTGAATATTCGTGATATTGAGCAGGGCGTTGAGCAGATGAAACGTCTGCCAAGTCAAAAAGTGACAACTAAAATTGAGCCAGGAGAAAATCCAAATTTTAGTATTGTTATTATAGAGCGCGAAAAAATAAAATTCACATCACGCATTCGATTTGGAACAACGGTTGATAATTCTGGTAGCAAGAGCTTAGGCCGAACGCAACTTTCTTCATTTTTAGCATTTGATAATCTTTTAGGGATTAGCGATTTACTAAGCGCTAGTTCAATGTCTAATGTCGAAAATTTAACGCAATATAATATGTCGCAAAGTTTAACGCTAAGCTATTCTATTCCGTTTTATTATCATCTTTTTAGTGTTTCAAACTCTTATAATCGCTTTGGACAAACTTTAAAACTCACCACTGCAAACGAATTATCAAGAGGAAATAGTAACAAAACAGATTATCGTTGGGATTACACTCCATTTCGCTCGGCTTCAGCAAAAATTGGAATTTATTCGTTACTATCTATTAGACGTGCGGAAAGTTTCATCAATAATAGAGAAATTATCACGCAAAGGAGAAAAACAACCAATATTGAAGTTGGAGCAAGCGTTAAAAAAATGTATTCGCGTTCTAATTTTACAACGCAAGTTGCATATCGTGAAGGAACGGGATGGTTTGGTGCAGAGTCTGATTTTCAAAAAACAGAATCCAATCAAATGACTATTAGACCCAAAATTTTTACCGCGCAATTTAATTTTAATTATTTGTTTACACCATGGGAAAAAAAGGTTCAATTTTCTTCTAATCATCGTTTGCAGTACACAAAAGATAAAACAACAGCAACAGATCAGTTTTCAATTGGAGGAAGAAATACAGTTCGTGGCTTTGATGGGGATGTTATTTTGTTATCAGAAAATGGTTATTTGGTGCGCAATGATTTTACAATGCCTCTTGGTTTTTTAAGTCATTTAGGAAATTACAATACTTACTTAGCATTAGATTACGGCTATGTTTGGGGACCCAATTCTAACGAATTAGTTGGCAGAAATTTAGGGGGCACTGCTTTGGGTTTGCAAGGCCAGTTTTCAATATTTCAATTTGATATTGCTTTAGCGACCCCTATTTTAAAGCCAAAAGATTTTAAATCTAATACATGGAATTTGTATTTATCGTTATCAGGAAATATTTAA
- a CDS encoding SMI1/KNR4 family protein, whose product MKKEIIFESKYGKGNIYLIQQQEEKIGFKFPQSYINLILEYNGCKIKNNFDSFDFNSNSIGRIDSYYLEHFFSFNKNADSWLRFDWHWENTLEFDEDEPFPKNIVPFASDPGREKICFDYRHDPKTDNPKIVVWHAEEERGSRSELSFVATRFDEFLDMLYDDRTEKEKIQYQENSWKNRENRRKEALENQ is encoded by the coding sequence ATGAAAAAAGAAATTATATTTGAATCAAAGTATGGTAAAGGTAATATTTATTTAATTCAACAGCAAGAAGAGAAAATAGGATTTAAATTTCCTCAATCTTATATTAATTTAATTTTAGAATATAATGGTTGTAAGATTAAGAACAATTTTGATTCTTTTGATTTTAATTCAAACTCTATAGGTAGAATTGATTCATATTACTTAGAACATTTTTTTTCATTTAATAAAAATGCAGATTCATGGTTACGTTTTGATTGGCATTGGGAGAATACTTTAGAATTTGATGAAGATGAGCCCTTTCCTAAAAATATTGTACCATTTGCGTCAGATCCTGGTAGAGAAAAAATTTGTTTTGATTACCGCCATGATCCTAAAACGGATAATCCTAAAATAGTGGTGTGGCATGCAGAAGAAGAACGTGGCTCACGCTCTGAATTATCTTTTGTGGCAACGAGGTTTGATGAATTTTTAGATATGTTATATGATGATAGAACAGAAAAAGAAAAAATACAGTATCAAGAAAATTCTTGGAAAAACCGAGAAAACCGTCGCAAAGAAGCGTTAGAAAATCAATAA
- a CDS encoding SMI1/KNR4 family protein: MQNITEFENKYGLKLPVHYKNLLKKHHYLKVRVHYTTNVQEVINNDDKEDYVGYLVTFTPHVEDMYAMEYEIKHNSDVFFNNKLIPFAKDRKGNYNCLSYLNGLGDSEPSVVYVRLGNIEGKKIIEKIDYVANCFECILPTLTEKLPEIAVYGTSSTLKVNVSKEKKLLFKENPYSQFGEYLDKNYYTNKYFEIKNKKGDSFLNYLEKTNPKRYQNLMQTINNSLREEEMHFLKEFKQEASTPAFTQYAKCVVKGLSPEEYIFRGLTLKNMPSTRTEHEILTDIAQVLYNTAPDDFIKIVFNGALATTGRNAKYLFDAFDAEDKMKIYDIDELSFVNLTLLFSELRQYLTDQYERPLRELRIYYYIDKAKIEKQYFYYYQMYDDH; the protein is encoded by the coding sequence ATGCAAAACATAACAGAATTTGAAAACAAATACGGTTTAAAACTACCTGTGCATTATAAAAATTTATTAAAGAAACATCATTATTTAAAAGTGCGGGTACATTATACCACCAATGTGCAAGAAGTGATAAATAATGATGATAAAGAAGATTATGTTGGTTATTTAGTTACTTTTACACCGCACGTTGAAGATATGTATGCCATGGAATATGAAATAAAACATAATTCAGACGTATTTTTTAATAATAAACTAATTCCTTTTGCAAAAGATCGTAAGGGTAATTACAATTGTCTCAGTTACTTAAATGGGTTGGGAGACTCAGAACCATCTGTGGTGTATGTAAGGTTAGGTAACATTGAAGGTAAAAAAATAATCGAAAAAATAGATTATGTTGCCAATTGTTTTGAATGTATTTTGCCAACCTTAACAGAAAAGTTACCTGAAATTGCTGTTTATGGTACGTCATCAACTTTAAAAGTAAATGTTTCTAAAGAAAAAAAACTATTATTTAAAGAAAATCCGTATTCGCAGTTTGGGGAGTATTTGGATAAAAATTATTATACCAATAAATATTTTGAAATTAAAAATAAAAAAGGAGATAGTTTTTTAAATTACTTAGAAAAAACCAACCCCAAACGTTATCAAAATCTAATGCAAACTATCAATAATAGTCTTCGAGAAGAAGAGATGCATTTTCTAAAAGAATTTAAGCAAGAAGCCTCTACTCCGGCATTTACCCAATATGCCAAATGCGTGGTAAAAGGGTTAAGCCCCGAAGAGTATATTTTTAGAGGCTTAACGTTAAAAAATATGCCATCAACCCGCACTGAGCATGAAATTCTTACAGACATTGCTCAAGTTTTATACAACACTGCCCCCGATGATTTTATAAAAATTGTATTTAATGGTGCTCTTGCAACTACTGGCCGTAATGCAAAATATTTGTTTGATGCGTTTGACGCCGAAGACAAAATGAAAATTTATGATATTGATGAACTGAGTTTTGTAAACTTAACCCTGCTGTTTTCAGAATTGCGTCAGTATTTAACTGATCAATACGAGCGTCCTTTAAGGGAACTGCGAATTTATTATTATATTGATAAAGCTAAAATAGAAAAACAATATTTTTATTACTATCAAATGTATGATGATCATTAA
- a CDS encoding SMI1/KNR4 family protein: MKKNIVFRSYDGKIDVSMVHEFEKKTGFKFPKSYINIITKYNEARIANHMNVFYFYSNLIDRYESYSIGCFLGYNTDCSIESYWENILVDEEYDDDDGEDYVAQAPFPKNVIRFAVDPAGEGICFDYRHDPKTDNPKIVVWHHEAESGSSSELSFVATSFDEFLDMLYDRNSAAGKIYNEELFWKNRENRRKEALENQ, encoded by the coding sequence GTGAAAAAAAATATAGTATTTAGATCATATGATGGAAAAATTGATGTTTCTATGGTACATGAATTTGAAAAGAAAACAGGGTTTAAATTTCCTAAGTCTTATATTAATATTATTACCAAGTATAATGAGGCGAGAATTGCAAACCATATGAATGTTTTTTATTTTTATTCAAATTTAATAGATCGTTACGAAAGCTATTCTATAGGCTGTTTTTTAGGATACAATACAGATTGTTCAATAGAATCATATTGGGAAAATATATTAGTTGACGAAGAATATGATGATGACGATGGAGAGGATTATGTAGCTCAAGCACCATTTCCTAAAAATGTTATTCGATTTGCAGTTGATCCTGCAGGAGAAGGGATCTGTTTTGATTACCGTCATGATCCTAAAACAGATAATCCTAAAATAGTGGTGTGGCACCATGAAGCAGAATCTGGCTCAAGTTCTGAATTATCGTTTGTAGCAACAAGTTTTGATGAGTTTTTAGATATGTTGTATGACAGAAATTCAGCAGCAGGAAAGATATACAATGAAGAGCTTTTTTGGAAAAACCGAGAAAACCGTCGCAAAGAAGCGTTAGAAAATCAATAA
- a CDS encoding immunity protein Imm33 domain-containing protein — MNKVEEQKAISLKYGTLYIECPLNLKVGISKNILNKELTMPINAMRYLPSKDTTGWYIWAGEEFSESNDFFVALHAEHLEKYCPLIIKYLGLPPGWRVLIDDSAYEDVWYDSSLLVE; from the coding sequence ATGAATAAAGTTGAAGAGCAAAAAGCGATAAGCTTAAAGTATGGCACATTGTACATAGAGTGCCCGCTAAACTTAAAAGTTGGAATAAGTAAAAATATTTTAAATAAAGAATTAACAATGCCAATAAACGCTATGCGTTACCTCCCTTCAAAGGATACAACAGGTTGGTATATTTGGGCAGGTGAAGAGTTTTCTGAAAGTAATGATTTTTTTGTTGCATTGCATGCAGAACATTTAGAAAAATATTGTCCTTTAATAATAAAATATTTGGGATTACCACCTGGTTGGAGAGTTTTAATTGATGATTCTGCATATGAAGATGTTTGGTACGATTCTTCTTTATTAGTTGAATAA
- a CDS encoding HNH endonuclease yields MYGKENVISRSVPDLSKPNVNMAGRAINVELDDGRVVKVVFDQKGLIDLTPYMKVEVRMPAGEMFDNKYGKHFKMATEELKRQIEADPILKSKFTKQELIDIENGNRNIGAYTWHHHQDLGRMQLVESDVHEKVAHVGAKSLNPELKD; encoded by the coding sequence ATGTATGGGAAAGAAAATGTAATATCCCGTTCGGTGCCTGATTTAAGTAAACCTAATGTTAATATGGCTGGAAGAGCGATAAATGTTGAATTAGATGACGGTAGAGTTGTAAAAGTGGTGTTTGATCAAAAGGGTCTTATCGATCTGACACCGTATATGAAAGTAGAAGTAAGAATGCCTGCAGGGGAAATGTTTGATAATAAATATGGTAAGCATTTTAAAATGGCAACTGAAGAGTTAAAAAGACAAATAGAAGCAGATCCGATTTTAAAAAGTAAATTTACTAAACAAGAATTAATAGATATTGAAAATGGGAATCGAAATATTGGAGCGTATACTTGGCATCACCATCAAGATTTAGGCAGAATGCAGTTAGTAGAAAGCGATGTGCATGAAAAAGTTGCACATGTGGGTGCAAAAAGCTTAAATCCTGAGTTAAAAGATTAA
- a CDS encoding HNH endonuclease: protein MYGKENVISHTVPDLDKPNVNMAGRAINVELNDGRVVKVVYEQKGLPIFTSHMKTEVIFPQKTMLETNYREHFKMATKELKRQIAEDPALRKKFTKQELLDIENEKINIGESTWHHHQDLGRMQLVPSKIHEVRHVGAKSLNPELKERKTKVKVEATE from the coding sequence ATGTATGGAAAAGAGAATGTAATATCGCATACTGTGCCTGATTTGGATAAGCCTAATGTTAATATGGCTGGAAGAGCGATAAATGTTGAATTAAATGATGGTAGAGTTGTAAAGGTTGTATATGAGCAAAAGGGGCTTCCTATTTTCACGTCGCATATGAAAACGGAAGTAATTTTTCCGCAAAAGACAATGTTGGAAACAAATTATAGAGAGCATTTTAAGATGGCAACAAAAGAGCTAAAAAGACAAATAGCTGAAGATCCTGCTTTAAGAAAAAAATTTACTAAACAAGAGCTACTCGATATAGAAAATGAAAAAATTAATATAGGAGAAAGTACGTGGCATCATCATCAAGATTTAGGTAGAATGCAGCTAGTGCCATCAAAAATTCACGAGGTAAGGCATGTTGGCGCTAAAAGTTTAAATCCTGAATTAAAAGAAAGAAAAACAAAAGTTAAAGTGGAGGCTACTGAGTGA
- a CDS encoding IS630 family transposase, which translates to MQNEIKKKFSKSGLYKFLQRTLIRRVVPRTKHIKNDPEKMAEWIKDLPNKINEIKVKNPGKKINIDFQDESRFGQMTIKSGIWSPFPIRPEFKTQMGYLNSWIYATANKDTGKYFGMILPNLNVENMQIFINEYSKTVPKNEHIIMILDGASAHKSKKLILPQNISFIFLPSFSPELNPIERLWSYFKRNHLSFKIYKDYEDLVQKCSSGWNQLTQKIVKSIMNSKPKASLC; encoded by the coding sequence ATCCAAAACGAAATTAAAAAAAAATTTAGTAAAAGTGGGTTATACAAGTTCCTTCAAAGAACATTAATAAGAAGAGTTGTTCCAAGAACAAAGCATATAAAAAATGACCCAGAAAAAATGGCCGAATGGATTAAAGATTTACCAAATAAAATTAATGAAATTAAAGTAAAAAATCCAGGAAAAAAAATAAACATAGATTTTCAAGATGAATCACGATTTGGACAAATGACAATAAAATCTGGTATTTGGAGTCCTTTCCCAATCAGACCAGAATTTAAAACTCAAATGGGTTATTTAAACTCATGGATTTATGCTACTGCTAACAAAGATACGGGCAAATATTTTGGAATGATATTACCAAATTTAAATGTTGAAAACATGCAAATTTTTATCAATGAGTACTCCAAGACCGTACCTAAGAATGAGCATATTATTATGATACTAGATGGAGCTAGTGCACATAAAAGCAAAAAATTAATTTTACCCCAAAATATATCATTTATTTTTTTACCTTCATTTTCTCCAGAGTTAAATCCAATTGAAAGGTTATGGAGTTATTTTAAAAGGAATCACTTATCATTTAAAATTTATAAAGATTATGAAGATCTCGTTCAAAAATGCTCTAGTGGTTGGAATCAATTAACACAAAAAATTGTCAAGTCAATTATGAATTCAAAACCTAAGGCAAGCTTATGTTAA
- a CDS encoding DNA/RNA non-specific endonuclease, with product MLYEVKVGAKNLDDVLKEKGNDFFKHDEFKNLAAKEGLGIGKNASGQDVLKINVRSGNTGNWNKELNYPKPNRIYKVNEHVDYHTDEFGRVFFVKGDFDKETLEILGRNDYRTKQAGNLGKSDDHGGHIIARMLGGAGEKLNLVPMNGEFNQKEWFKMEKLWADAIKDGKKVELKIEPVYLGNGVRPDGFNIDYKIDGEGFKEVFDNVPGGKFK from the coding sequence GTGTTATACGAAGTCAAAGTAGGGGCTAAAAATCTTGATGATGTGCTAAAAGAAAAAGGGAATGATTTTTTTAAGCATGATGAGTTTAAAAATCTTGCAGCAAAAGAAGGATTGGGGATAGGGAAGAATGCGAGTGGTCAGGATGTTTTAAAAATTAATGTTCGTTCAGGGAATACCGGAAATTGGAATAAAGAATTAAATTATCCTAAGCCCAATAGAATTTATAAGGTTAATGAGCATGTCGATTATCATACTGATGAATTTGGACGTGTATTTTTTGTAAAAGGAGATTTTGATAAAGAAACATTAGAAATATTAGGAAGAAATGATTATCGAACAAAACAAGCTGGGAATTTAGGTAAAAGCGATGATCATGGCGGGCATATAATAGCAAGAATGTTAGGAGGCGCAGGAGAAAAGTTAAATTTAGTTCCAATGAATGGAGAATTTAATCAAAAAGAATGGTTCAAGATGGAAAAGTTATGGGCAGATGCTATTAAGGATGGTAAAAAAGTTGAGTTAAAAATAGAGCCTGTGTATTTAGGGAATGGTGTTAGGCCAGATGGTTTTAATATTGATTATAAAATAGATGGTGAAGGGTTTAAGGAAGTATTTGATAACGTGCCGGGAGGTAAGTTTAAATGA
- a CDS encoding SMI1/KNR4 family protein, which yields MQKITEFENKYSLKLPVHYKNLLKEHHYLKVRVHYTTNVQEVINNDDKEDYVGYLVTFTEYVEDMYAMEYEIKHNSDVFFNNKLIPFAKDRKGNYNCLSYLNGLPDSEPSVVYVKLGNIEGKKIIEKIDYVANSFECILPTLTEKLPEIDVYGTSSALKVNVSNEKKLLFKENPYSQFGEYLDKNYYTNKYFEIKNKKGDSFLNYLEKINPKRYQNLMQTINNSLRDEEMHFLKEFKQEASTPAFTQYAKCVVKGLNPEEYIFRGLTLKNMPSTRTEHEILTDIAQVLYNTVPDDFIKIVFNGALAPTGRNAKYLFDAFDAEDKMKIYDIDELSFVNLTMLFSELRQYLTDQYERPLRELRIYYYIDKAKIEKQYFYYTPSTKFLT from the coding sequence ATGCAAAAAATAACAGAATTTGAAAACAAATACAGTTTAAAACTCCCCGTGCATTATAAAAATTTATTAAAGGAACATCATTATTTAAAAGTGCGGGTGCATTATACCACCAATGTGCAAGAAGTGATAAATAACGATGATAAAGAAGATTACGTTGGTTATTTAGTTACTTTTACAGAGTATGTAGAAGATATGTATGCCATGGAATATGAAATAAAACATAATTCAGATGTATTTTTTAATAATAAACTGATTCCTTTTGCAAAAGATCGTAAGGGTAATTACAATTGCCTCAGTTACTTAAACGGATTGCCAGACTCAGAACCATCTGTGGTATATGTAAAGTTAGGTAACATTGAAGGTAAAAAAATAATCGAAAAAATAGATTATGTTGCCAATAGTTTTGAATGTATTTTACCCACTTTAACAGAAAAGTTACCTGAAATTGATGTTTATGGTACGTCATCAGCTTTAAAAGTAAATGTTTCTAACGAAAAAAAACTATTATTTAAAGAAAATCCGTATTCGCAGTTTGGGGAGTATTTGGATAAAAATTATTATACCAATAAATATTTTGAAATTAAAAATAAAAAAGGAGATAGTTTTTTAAATTATTTAGAAAAAATCAACCCAAAACGCTACCAAAACCTAATGCAAACTATCAATAATAGTCTTCGCGACGAAGAGATGCATTTTCTAAAAGAATTTAAGCAAGAAGCCTCTACTCCTGCATTTACCCAATACGCCAAATGCGTGGTAAAAGGGCTAAACCCCGAAGAGTATATTTTTAGAGGCTTAACGTTAAAAAATATGCCTTCAACTCGCACTGAGCATGAAATTTTAACGGATATCGCTCAAGTTTTATACAATACTGTTCCCGATGATTTTATAAAAATTGTATTTAATGGTGCTCTTGCACCTACTGGCCGTAATGCAAAATATTTGTTTGATGCGTTTGACGCCGAAGACAAAATGAAAATTTATGACATTGATGAATTGAGTTTTGTAAACTTAACCATGTTGTTTTCAGAATTGCGTCAGTATTTAACTGATCAATACGAGCGTCCTTTAAGGGAACTGAGAATTTATTATTATATTGATAAAGCTAAAATAGAAAAACAATATTTTTATTATACGCCGTCCACTAAGTTTTTAACATAA
- a CDS encoding DNA/RNA non-specific endonuclease: protein MLFLLQKSKKLEHHYIQFFYLTRLDKKINFERINTTKEKISNLSTNHSQRYHINAQPALKLAARDKRELAAFNKKADEVLIKQGYSQESIDKLRVLYEVKVGAKNLDDVLKEKGKDFFKHDEFKNLAAKEGLGIGKNASGQDVLKINVRSGNTGNWNKELNYPKPNRIYKVNEHVDYHTDEFGRVFFVKGDFDKETLEILGRNDYRTGQVGKLGKSDNHGGHIIARILGGAGEKLNLVPMNGEFNRREWFEMEKLWADAIKDGKKVELKIEPVYLEKGVRPDKFKIEYKIGDGKSIERTFDNVPGGKKK from the coding sequence TTGCTGTTTCTGCTGCAAAAATCAAAAAAACTGGAACATCATTATATTCAATTTTTTTACTTAACTCGATTAGATAAAAAAATAAACTTTGAAAGAATTAATACAACTAAAGAAAAAATATCGAATCTTTCCACAAATCATTCGCAGCGGTATCACATAAATGCCCAACCTGCATTAAAACTAGCAGCGCGTGATAAAAGAGAGCTTGCAGCGTTTAATAAGAAAGCAGATGAAGTTCTAATTAAACAGGGTTATAGCCAAGAGAGCATAGATAAACTTCGAGTGTTATACGAAGTAAAAGTAGGAGCCAAAAACCTAGATGATGTTTTAAAAGAAAAAGGCAAAGATTTTTTTAAGCATGATGAGTTTAAAAATCTTGCAGCAAAAGAAGGTTTGGGGATAGGGAAGAATGCGAGTGGTCAGGATGTTTTAAAAATTAATGTTCGTTCAGGGAATACCGGAAATTGGAATAAAGAATTAAATTATCCTAAGCCCAATAGAATTTATAAGGTTAATGAGCATGTCGATTATCATACCGATGAATTTGGACGTGTATTTTTTGTAAAAGGAGATTTTGATAAAGAAACATTAGAAATATTAGGAAGAAATGATTATCGAACAGGACAAGTGGGTAAATTAGGTAAAAGCGACAATCATGGAGGCCATATAATAGCAAGAATTTTAGGAGGCGCAGGAGAAAAGTTAAATTTAGTTCCAATGAATGGAGAATTTAATAGACGTGAATGGTTCGAGATGGAAAAGTTATGGGCAGATGCAATTAAGGATGGTAAAAAAGTTGAGTTAAAAATAGAGCCTGTGTATTTGGAAAAAGGTGTTAGGCCGGATAAGTTTAAGATTGAATATAAAATTGGTGATGGTAAGAGTATTGAACGAACATTTGATAATGTACCTGGAGGTAAGAAAAAATGA
- a CDS encoding transposase — protein MITDPMWSRLAPLLKEFKIHFSNRIRIFMGAVFWKLRTGAPWRDLPTEFGSNE, from the coding sequence ATGATAACAGATCCAATGTGGTCGAGGCTAGCACCATTGCTTAAGGAATTTAAAATTCATTTTTCGAATAGAATTAGGATCTTTATGGGAGCTGTTTTTTGGAAGTTACGAACAGGAGCGCCATGGAGAGATCTTCCAACAGAATTTGGTTCCAATGAATAA
- a CDS encoding DNA/RNA non-specific endonuclease yields MLHINTQPEAVKLAPRDKRELAAFNKKADEVLIKQGYSKENIDKLRVLYEVKVGAKNLDDVLKEKGNDFFKHGEFKNLAAKEGLGIARNAKGQQVLEITINSGTTWNWSKELSYPKPNRVYMVNGQVHYQTDELGRVFDKKSELTYENWQKRGRNGHQQRNAGKLGEKDDHGSHLLAHMLGGPGEKINLVPMNKELNGREWLKMEMELNNALKDNKKINFHVKIEYEGNSKRPKRFEVEYKIDGGKAIEHSWNNTPGGK; encoded by the coding sequence TTGCTTCACATAAACACCCAGCCAGAAGCAGTAAAATTAGCCCCCCGCGATAAAAGAGAGCTTGCAGCGTTTAATAAGAAAGCAGATGAAGTTCTAATTAAGCAAGGTTATAGCAAAGAAAATATAGATAAACTTCGTGTGTTGTACGAAGTGAAAGTGGGCGCAAAAAACCTTGATGATGTTTTAAAAGAAAAAGGCAACGATTTTTTTAAGCATGGTGAGTTTAAAAATCTTGCAGCAAAAGAAGGTTTGGGGATAGCAAGAAATGCTAAAGGACAGCAGGTTTTAGAGATTACTATTAATTCGGGCACGACATGGAATTGGAGTAAAGAGCTGAGTTATCCTAAGCCTAATAGAGTTTATATGGTTAATGGTCAAGTTCATTATCAAACGGATGAGTTGGGACGTGTGTTTGATAAAAAATCAGAATTAACGTATGAAAATTGGCAAAAACGAGGAAGAAATGGGCACCAGCAAAGGAATGCGGGTAAATTAGGCGAAAAGGATGATCACGGTAGCCATTTATTGGCACATATGCTAGGCGGCCCAGGAGAAAAAATCAATTTAGTTCCAATGAATAAGGAACTCAATGGCCGCGAATGGCTTAAAATGGAAATGGAGTTAAACAACGCATTAAAAGATAATAAAAAGATAAATTTTCACGTTAAAATAGAGTATGAAGGAAACAGTAAAAGGCCGAAGCGGTTTGAGGTTGAATATAAAATTGATGGTGGTAAGGCTATTGAGCATAGTTGGAATAATACGCCAGGAGGAAAATAA
- a CDS encoding helix-turn-helix transcriptional regulator has product MSTKSMDATEVLKKLRGGKPLALSQLLRSLRLCDELTQLEFAKKLGISKQNLSDIENGRKGISPGRAALFAKKLGYDQLIFVKLALEEILEKDKLKFKITIEAA; this is encoded by the coding sequence ATGAGTACTAAATCAATGGATGCGACTGAAGTTTTAAAAAAATTGCGAGGCGGAAAACCTCTTGCTTTATCGCAACTATTGCGCTCGTTACGTTTATGTGATGAGTTGACTCAACTAGAATTTGCAAAAAAACTTGGTATTTCAAAACAAAATTTATCCGATATCGAAAATGGAAGAAAAGGCATTAGTCCTGGCAGAGCCGCCCTGTTTGCAAAAAAATTAGGCTATGATCAATTGATATTTGTTAAGCTTGCTCTCGAAGAAATTCTTGAGAAAGACAAACTTAAATTTAAAATAACAATCGAAGCAGCGTAA